One genomic region from Jeotgalibacillus haloalkalitolerans encodes:
- a CDS encoding FtsW/RodA/SpoVE family cell cycle protein yields MNTNKHFSDRIDWTLASLLILFMIASVLAISSAQTTGQYAAIGTNFAIRQGMIYLVGFVLIGMMMYFDMDQYRKMAWFLYGFGIVLLVGLLVLPESLVPYINGAYSWYNFPVIGTLQPSEFMKTFTIIVLARVVAGHNESFVNRDLKSDLWLLAKIGLVSGIPFILINEQPDLGTMLVFIAITVGIILVSGITWKLLLPTFTSVAVIASSAIYLVLFRQDIMERFFEDYQLRRIYSWLDPYSYASGDAYQLTTAMSAIGSGEIFGKGYQDRQVYVPDNHTDFIFAVVGEEYGFIGASVVVSLFFLLIYHLTKVALETKSQFNVYVCAGVISMITFHVFQNIGMTIQLLPITGIPLPLISYGGSSLIGTLFALGLLFSMKFHHRTYMFSNEDDD; encoded by the coding sequence TTGAATACAAATAAACATTTTTCAGACAGAATAGACTGGACACTTGCATCACTGCTGATCTTATTCATGATTGCAAGTGTGCTGGCGATTTCTTCAGCTCAGACGACGGGACAATATGCTGCCATTGGTACGAACTTTGCAATCAGACAAGGGATGATTTATCTGGTTGGGTTCGTCCTGATCGGTATGATGATGTATTTTGATATGGATCAGTACCGGAAAATGGCATGGTTTTTATATGGTTTCGGGATTGTGCTGTTAGTAGGACTGCTTGTATTGCCGGAGAGCCTGGTTCCATATATTAATGGCGCTTACAGCTGGTATAACTTCCCGGTCATTGGTACACTTCAGCCTTCTGAATTTATGAAGACCTTTACGATTATCGTGCTGGCAAGAGTTGTAGCAGGTCATAATGAGTCTTTTGTGAATCGGGATTTAAAAAGTGATCTATGGCTGCTCGCGAAAATCGGTTTAGTTTCAGGAATTCCATTTATACTGATCAATGAACAGCCTGACCTTGGTACGATGCTTGTATTCATTGCCATCACAGTGGGGATTATTCTTGTATCAGGTATTACGTGGAAGCTGCTGCTGCCTACATTTACATCAGTTGCAGTGATCGCTTCTTCTGCGATCTACCTTGTTCTATTCAGACAGGACATCATGGAGCGTTTCTTTGAAGATTATCAGCTGCGCCGGATTTATTCATGGCTAGATCCTTACAGTTATGCGTCAGGAGATGCCTATCAGCTGACCACTGCCATGAGTGCGATTGGTTCAGGGGAAATTTTCGGAAAAGGCTATCAGGATCGCCAGGTATATGTGCCGGATAACCATACTGACTTTATCTTTGCTGTTGTCGGTGAAGAATACGGATTTATCGGCGCCAGTGTAGTGGTCAGCTTGTTCTTCCTGTTGATCTATCATTTAACGAAAGTGGCACTTGAGACAAAGAGCCAGTTCAATGTGTATGTATGTGCAGGCGTGATCAGTATGATTACATTCCACGTGTTCCAGAATATCGGAATGACGATTCAGCTGCTGCCGATTACCGGTATACCACTGCCGCTGATCAGCTACGGGGGAAGTTCACTGATCGGGACACTATTTGCACTCGGACTGCTGTTCTCAATGAAATTCCACCACCGTACGTATATGTTCTCAAATGAAGATGACGATTAA
- a CDS encoding diacylglycerol/lipid kinase family protein translates to MFQKAMLIYNGNAGQRDAEKILSQTAPILASKIPKLFLYQTQKPGDAEHFCRQHGEEVELVIVMGGDGTVHESINGLAPLDKRPVLAILPAGTCNDFARSLNIPLNLKQAAELIAFSGIEKEVDLVATDRRYFSNFWGTGLIANASESIDETSKGMFGRFSYYMSALRTLSEQDTFPFKLELDDRVVEEEGVMLLFMNGKSIGATEFPMESIQMDDGLLNVIVVKEAGFTLLKEIFTAKTSVDWEEDETTITQYKTSRCKVVLDEEKTIDLDGEHYKGQYDEIAVLKKHISVIVPKPEGAEE, encoded by the coding sequence ATGTTTCAAAAAGCAATGCTCATCTACAACGGTAATGCAGGGCAGCGGGATGCAGAGAAAATACTGAGTCAGACCGCACCGATCCTGGCTTCAAAAATTCCCAAGCTGTTTTTATATCAGACGCAAAAGCCGGGAGATGCTGAACATTTTTGCCGGCAGCACGGAGAAGAGGTTGAACTGGTCATTGTGATGGGTGGTGACGGGACTGTCCATGAATCAATTAACGGCCTTGCACCACTTGATAAAAGACCGGTTCTTGCCATCCTGCCGGCGGGTACCTGCAACGACTTTGCCAGATCGCTGAATATTCCGTTGAACCTGAAGCAGGCTGCTGAGCTGATTGCATTTAGCGGAATAGAAAAAGAGGTGGATCTTGTTGCGACAGATCGCCGTTATTTCAGCAACTTCTGGGGAACCGGACTGATTGCAAATGCTTCCGAAAGTATAGATGAAACATCTAAAGGCATGTTCGGGCGTTTCAGCTATTATATGAGTGCGCTTAGAACGCTATCTGAACAGGATACATTTCCTTTTAAGCTTGAGCTTGATGACCGGGTCGTTGAAGAAGAGGGTGTCATGCTGCTGTTCATGAATGGGAAATCAATCGGTGCCACGGAGTTTCCGATGGAGTCCATTCAGATGGATGACGGTCTGCTGAATGTGATTGTCGTTAAAGAAGCGGGCTTTACATTATTAAAAGAGATTTTTACCGCAAAAACTTCTGTGGACTGGGAAGAAGATGAAACGACGATTACCCAGTATAAAACCTCCAGATGTAAAGTGGTTCTGGATGAAGAAAAAACGATCGACCTTGACGGGGAGCATTATAAGGGTCAATACGATGAAATCGCAGTGCTCAAAAAGCACATATCAGTGATCGTACCTAAGCCTGAAGGTGCAGAGGAATAA
- a CDS encoding Lmo0850 family protein — protein MSRNREGIKELMTKMTEVGVKITTTKSRLEILEAVKEPHQVSGT, from the coding sequence ATGTCAAGAAACAGGGAAGGCATCAAGGAATTGATGACAAAAATGACTGAAGTAGGCGTAAAGATCACCACTACAAAATCACGTCTTGAAATACTGGAAGCTGTTAAGGAACCCCATCAGGTCTCAGGTACATGA
- a CDS encoding CBS domain-containing protein: MNIREVMTDEIVTCRMNDTVETAAGLMKQYNIGVLPVLDENGTPAGMVTDRDIVIRGVAEHKNQTVDQVMTHELIHVTPETTTEHAADLMASAQVRRLPVIENGQVIGLVSLGDLAVNPQSDDKAGDTLSDISQP; encoded by the coding sequence ATGAATATCAGAGAAGTCATGACAGATGAGATTGTTACATGCAGGATGAATGATACGGTTGAGACTGCAGCCGGCCTGATGAAGCAATACAATATCGGCGTCCTCCCGGTGCTTGATGAAAACGGCACTCCGGCAGGTATGGTAACCGACCGCGACATCGTCATTCGCGGGGTTGCTGAGCATAAAAACCAGACAGTAGACCAGGTAATGACACATGAATTAATTCATGTCACACCTGAGACAACAACTGAGCACGCAGCTGATTTGATGGCGTCCGCTCAGGTGCGCCGTCTGCCTGTCATCGAAAACGGTCAGGTCATCGGACTTGTGTCACTTGGAGACTTAGCTGTGAATCCGCAGTCAGATGATAAAGCCGGCGACACGCTGAGCGATATTTCACAGCCTTAA
- a CDS encoding heavy metal translocating P-type ATPase — protein sequence MRGGCTVAEKELNITGMTCAACSTRVEKGLNRMEGMEKANVNLALERATVSYDPEKLTLNDIQDKVSSLGYGVSVKKEEFDITGMTCAACSARVEKGLNRLEGVKSATVNLALEQATVEYTEGVLSAEDIIARVEKIGYGATRKEDRAPEEDHRQTEIKRQQKRFLFSLIFAVPLLWTMVGHFSFTEWMYVPDILMNPWIQMALATPVQFIVGGPFYTGAYKALRNGSANMDVLVALGTSAAYFYSVYLAIQSLSMPGHMMGLYFETSAVLITLIVLGKLFEAKAKGRSSEAIKKLMGLQAKTAFVIRDGEEVEIPLEQVKAGDILAVRPGEKIPVDGVIREGQSAVNESMITGESVPVDKTAGDSVIGSTINQQGFLKVEAVKVGKDTALAQIIRVVEQAQGSKAPIQRQADRISGIFVPIVVGIAIITFIVWITLVSPGEVAPALEATISVLVIACPCALGLATPVSIMAGSGRAAEAGILFKGGEHLEAAQGIDTVVLDKTGTVTKGEPVLTDVIPLNDWSEEELLSFAGAAEAGSEHPLAKAIVTGVRERNIPVSEAADFEAVSGFGIRANVDERNVLAGTRKLMMQENIEVAAVEEQMLSLEENGRTAMLIAVDGEIAGIVAVADTIKETSKEAVSRLKEMGLDVIMMTGDNERTARAIAHEAGIDQVISEVLPDEKANEIKKLQDKGRIVAMVGDGINDAPALATADTGLAIGTGTDVAMEAADITLIRGDLNSIADAVMMSRKTMKNIRQNLFWAFGYNTLGIPIAAVGLLAPWVAGAAMAFSSVSVVLNALRLQRVKL from the coding sequence ATGAGAGGAGGGTGTACTGTGGCAGAGAAAGAATTAAACATTACAGGCATGACCTGCGCAGCATGCTCAACAAGAGTAGAAAAAGGATTAAACAGAATGGAAGGAATGGAAAAAGCAAACGTCAACCTTGCTTTAGAACGTGCGACCGTTTCCTATGATCCTGAAAAACTGACGCTGAATGACATCCAGGATAAAGTTTCAAGTCTTGGCTACGGTGTATCAGTCAAAAAAGAGGAATTCGATATTACAGGCATGACCTGTGCAGCCTGCTCGGCACGTGTTGAAAAAGGTCTGAACCGTCTTGAAGGGGTAAAGAGCGCAACCGTGAACCTTGCGCTCGAACAGGCAACCGTTGAATATACTGAAGGTGTTCTGTCAGCAGAAGATATTATCGCAAGAGTAGAGAAAATCGGATACGGTGCCACACGTAAAGAAGACCGTGCACCGGAAGAGGATCACCGCCAGACAGAGATTAAGCGTCAGCAAAAACGGTTCCTATTCTCCCTGATTTTTGCAGTGCCGCTGCTGTGGACGATGGTCGGACACTTCTCATTCACTGAGTGGATGTATGTGCCGGATATTCTGATGAATCCATGGATTCAGATGGCGCTTGCCACACCGGTTCAGTTTATCGTCGGGGGTCCATTTTATACAGGTGCCTATAAAGCGCTGAGAAATGGCAGTGCGAATATGGATGTGCTCGTTGCCCTCGGTACATCAGCAGCTTATTTCTACAGTGTGTACCTTGCTATTCAAAGTCTGTCCATGCCGGGGCATATGATGGGACTCTATTTTGAAACGAGTGCCGTACTGATTACACTGATCGTCCTCGGTAAACTATTTGAAGCAAAAGCGAAAGGCCGCTCATCTGAAGCGATTAAAAAGCTGATGGGACTGCAGGCAAAAACCGCTTTTGTCATCCGTGACGGCGAAGAGGTTGAAATCCCGCTTGAGCAGGTCAAAGCTGGAGATATACTTGCAGTGCGTCCCGGCGAAAAAATTCCGGTAGACGGTGTGATCCGGGAAGGCCAGTCCGCTGTAAATGAATCTATGATTACAGGGGAAAGTGTTCCTGTTGATAAAACAGCAGGTGATTCTGTCATCGGTTCAACAATCAACCAGCAGGGGTTTTTGAAAGTGGAGGCTGTAAAGGTAGGAAAAGACACTGCCCTTGCACAGATTATCCGTGTTGTTGAGCAGGCGCAGGGCTCCAAAGCACCAATCCAGCGCCAGGCAGACCGGATCTCAGGAATTTTTGTTCCGATCGTTGTAGGGATCGCGATCATTACCTTTATCGTATGGATCACACTCGTTTCACCTGGTGAAGTGGCACCGGCTCTTGAAGCCACGATCTCAGTTCTGGTTATCGCATGTCCCTGTGCGCTTGGCCTTGCGACACCTGTCTCTATCATGGCAGGATCAGGTCGTGCGGCAGAAGCGGGCATTCTGTTTAAAGGTGGCGAACACCTCGAAGCAGCGCAGGGAATCGACACAGTTGTGCTTGATAAAACCGGCACAGTAACAAAGGGTGAGCCTGTCCTAACCGACGTGATTCCTTTAAATGACTGGTCTGAAGAAGAGCTGTTGTCATTTGCAGGCGCAGCTGAAGCGGGATCTGAACATCCTTTGGCAAAGGCAATTGTAACCGGCGTCCGGGAACGAAATATTCCTGTATCAGAGGCAGCTGATTTTGAAGCAGTATCAGGTTTTGGTATTCGTGCAAATGTGGATGAACGAAATGTACTGGCCGGAACCAGAAAACTGATGATGCAGGAGAACATTGAAGTTGCAGCAGTAGAAGAGCAAATGCTGTCGCTTGAGGAAAATGGGCGTACAGCGATGCTGATCGCTGTAGATGGTGAAATCGCCGGCATCGTAGCGGTCGCTGACACGATTAAGGAAACATCAAAAGAAGCAGTCAGCCGCCTGAAGGAAATGGGCCTTGATGTCATTATGATGACAGGTGACAATGAGCGTACAGCACGCGCCATTGCACATGAAGCAGGCATTGACCAGGTCATTTCGGAGGTGCTGCCTGATGAAAAAGCAAATGAGATTAAAAAGCTTCAGGACAAAGGACGTATTGTCGCAATGGTCGGTGACGGCATTAACGACGCACCGGCACTTGCTACGGCAGACACAGGACTTGCAATCGGTACAGGAACGGATGTCGCGATGGAAGCGGCAGATATCACATTAATCCGTGGCGATCTGAACAGCATTGCAGATGCCGTCATGATGAGCCGCAAAACGATGAAAAATATCCGTCAGAATCTGTTCTGGGCGTTCGGCTATAACACACTCGGCATACCAATCGCAGCCGTCGGACTGCTTGCCCCGTGGGTAGCAGGTGCAGCGATGGCATTCAGTTCTGTTTCAGTTGTGCTAAACGCACTGCGTCTCCAGAGAGTAAAGCTTTAA
- the copZ gene encoding copper chaperone CopZ: protein MSQVTLNVEGMSCQHCVKAVESNVGEMSGVDSVKVHLDQGTVDVNYQESSVTVDQIKDVIEDQGYDVK from the coding sequence ATGTCTCAAGTAACATTGAATGTAGAAGGAATGTCATGTCAGCATTGCGTAAAGGCAGTTGAATCTAACGTTGGCGAAATGAGCGGGGTAGATTCAGTAAAAGTTCACCTTGATCAGGGAACAGTAGACGTAAATTATCAGGAGTCATCTGTGACTGTTGACCAGATTAAAGATGTTATCGAAGATCAGGGCTACGACGTAAAATAA
- a CDS encoding metal-sensitive transcriptional regulator: MEATELNEHTHCGNERKSHHSEDMKKNLQTRLNRIEGQVRGIKGMIEKDTYCDDVITQIAATQSALNSVSKLLLEGHMKSCIVDRIQEGDLEVVDELLVTMKRLMKK; the protein is encoded by the coding sequence TTGGAAGCGACTGAACTGAATGAGCATACACATTGCGGCAATGAGCGTAAAAGTCACCACTCAGAGGATATGAAGAAAAACCTTCAGACCCGTTTGAACAGGATTGAAGGTCAGGTTCGCGGAATTAAAGGAATGATTGAAAAAGATACGTATTGTGATGATGTGATTACCCAGATCGCAGCAACTCAGTCTGCACTGAACAGCGTATCAAAACTGCTTCTTGAAGGACACATGAAAAGCTGCATCGTGGACCGTATTCAGGAGGGCGACCTCGAGGTTGTCGATGAACTGCTTGTTACAATGAAAAGATTAATGAAAAAATAA
- the cls gene encoding cardiolipin synthase codes for MNMDLNSFDWISIFVGFVFVLNFIFAGILIFLERKDASATWAWLMVLFFIPIAGFALYLLFGRSLRKKHLFNWEGRKRVGIEQLIRYQIDAIHERKFHFKSEETEKMKDLIYMQLVNNAAVLTQDNQVDILVDGREKFKVLFEDIEDAKDHIHIQTYILRRDNLGRELYKLLVKKAKQGVKVRVLYDDMGSRGLTKRYFRELRAAGGEVEAFFPSKVPVINPRLNYRNHRKISIIDGRVGYIGGFNIGDEYLGLDARFGYWRDTHLRIEGSALHPLQTRFILDWNQASHRYDIEYSDVYFPPIPQKGDVAMQIVSSGPDSDWEQIKTGYLKLINNADKYVYIQTPYFIPDVSLLDALKVAALSGIDVRIMIPNKPDHMFVYWATYSHVGELMKAGARIYIYEKGFIHAKTLVTDDEAASVGTANIDLRSFSLNFEVNAFLYHQETATSLAMIFEEDMKDCTELTPELYQERSNLIKFKESISRLLSPIL; via the coding sequence ATGAATATGGACTTAAATTCCTTTGATTGGATCTCCATATTTGTAGGATTTGTATTTGTATTGAACTTTATTTTTGCCGGGATTCTGATCTTCCTGGAAAGAAAAGATGCCAGTGCGACCTGGGCATGGCTGATGGTTCTGTTCTTTATCCCCATCGCAGGGTTCGCTTTATACCTGCTGTTTGGACGAAGTCTCAGGAAAAAACATCTGTTCAACTGGGAAGGCAGAAAGCGTGTTGGTATTGAACAGCTGATCCGTTATCAGATTGATGCAATACACGAACGGAAATTCCATTTTAAATCAGAGGAAACTGAAAAGATGAAGGACCTGATTTATATGCAGCTGGTGAATAATGCGGCTGTTCTGACCCAGGATAATCAGGTTGACATTTTAGTAGATGGCAGGGAAAAATTTAAGGTGCTTTTTGAAGATATTGAAGACGCAAAGGATCATATTCATATCCAGACGTATATTCTGAGACGTGATAATCTCGGACGCGAGCTTTACAAACTGCTTGTTAAAAAAGCGAAGCAGGGTGTGAAAGTCAGGGTGCTCTATGATGATATGGGGTCACGTGGTCTGACGAAGCGTTACTTCCGAGAGTTGCGTGCTGCAGGGGGTGAGGTAGAAGCATTCTTCCCTTCTAAGGTACCTGTTATTAACCCACGGTTGAACTACCGTAACCACCGTAAAATCTCTATTATAGATGGGCGCGTAGGGTATATTGGCGGTTTTAATATCGGGGATGAATACCTTGGCCTTGATGCACGGTTTGGTTATTGGCGTGATACACACTTAAGAATTGAAGGAAGTGCCCTTCACCCGCTTCAAACGCGATTTATCCTGGATTGGAATCAGGCATCACACCGCTATGATATCGAATATTCTGATGTATACTTCCCACCGATTCCACAAAAAGGTGACGTCGCGATGCAGATTGTCTCAAGCGGTCCGGACTCTGACTGGGAACAGATTAAGACCGGTTATCTGAAGCTGATCAATAATGCGGATAAATACGTGTATATCCAGACACCATATTTTATTCCGGATGTGAGCTTGCTTGATGCATTGAAGGTTGCTGCGCTTTCCGGAATTGACGTCAGAATTATGATCCCAAATAAGCCTGATCATATGTTTGTCTATTGGGCTACCTACTCTCACGTTGGTGAGCTGATGAAAGCGGGCGCCAGGATCTATATTTATGAAAAAGGCTTTATCCATGCAAAAACGCTTGTCACTGATGATGAAGCAGCTTCAGTCGGAACCGCGAACATTGACCTTCGCAGCTTCAGTCTGAACTTTGAAGTAAATGCATTCCTGTATCACCAGGAGACTGCCACTTCACTTGCGATGATTTTTGAAGAGGATATGAAGGATTGCACAGAATTGACGCCTGAGCTTTATCAGGAGCGCTCGAATCTGATTAAGTTTAAGGAGTCTATATCAAGACTGCTGTCACCGATTTTATAA
- a CDS encoding NAD-dependent epimerase/dehydratase family protein gives MKLLILGGTKFLGRHIAESAVNKGHEVTLFNRGQTNTSLFPDAEKLTGDRNGDLSALKNGTWDAVIDVSGYTPSQVRKTAELLRGRVNHYTLISTISVYEDYTNGPAVEGVTKLAELKEDTEEVNGATYGPLKQQCEEVVKEQYGDRSLIIRPGLIVGPHDPTDRFTYWVWRAQKGGEALAPGKPERKVQWIDVRDLSEWTIQMIENKKSGTFNAAGGDPLPTMEKYLETAKKVANSDVRYQWVSDEVLTEHEAGPFVEVPFWLPVSEHHPDGFLLADASKAISKGLTFRPLEETISDTLLWLNERKNHEWQAGLTEERERKLLNKN, from the coding sequence ATGAAACTATTAATATTAGGCGGAACAAAATTTCTTGGCAGACACATTGCAGAGAGCGCAGTCAATAAAGGACATGAGGTAACGTTATTTAACCGCGGACAGACAAATACATCATTGTTCCCGGATGCTGAAAAGCTGACTGGAGACAGGAATGGGGATCTGTCTGCTCTTAAAAATGGTACATGGGATGCTGTTATTGATGTCTCAGGCTATACACCTTCCCAGGTCAGAAAAACGGCAGAATTGTTAAGAGGCAGGGTAAATCATTACACGCTGATCTCAACCATCTCTGTCTATGAAGATTATACGAACGGTCCGGCAGTGGAAGGAGTCACGAAGCTTGCCGAACTGAAAGAAGACACAGAAGAAGTCAACGGTGCAACATATGGTCCGTTAAAGCAGCAGTGTGAAGAAGTCGTAAAAGAACAGTATGGAGACCGGTCACTGATTATCAGACCAGGTCTAATCGTGGGACCGCATGATCCGACAGACCGCTTTACTTATTGGGTATGGCGGGCTCAAAAGGGCGGGGAAGCACTGGCTCCTGGGAAGCCTGAGCGGAAAGTTCAGTGGATTGATGTCAGGGACTTAAGTGAATGGACAATTCAGATGATAGAAAACAAAAAATCCGGAACATTTAATGCTGCCGGTGGTGATCCGCTTCCGACAATGGAAAAATATCTTGAAACTGCAAAAAAGGTCGCCAATTCTGATGTGAGGTACCAGTGGGTAAGTGATGAAGTACTGACAGAACATGAAGCTGGTCCATTTGTGGAAGTTCCATTCTGGCTGCCTGTTTCTGAGCATCACCCGGATGGTTTTCTCCTTGCAGATGCTTCAAAAGCCATCAGCAAAGGTTTGACATTCAGACCGCTTGAAGAAACGATCAGTGATACACTTCTTTGGCTGAATGAGCGGAAAAACCATGAATGGCAGGCCGGACTCACAGAAGAAAGAGAGCGAAAACTGCTGAATAAAAATTAA
- a CDS encoding ABC transporter permease subunit, producing MNRHLTAGGIMLLFLLFLTFIGPLFPIIDNDRTIAGARYTDNGFEVAPFPPSAETPLGSDREGRDVLSLLVDGAQETLYIILSIVAIRFILAALLGIGGYYSKSIRGVLSLWSQLFSFMPSIFFVIFFAGLPFVMFSENRYLWLIFIIAAVEVGRTAELIKTSMDESAKKAYFEAGIVTGCSNWTLFKYYFWPELRLTALTNFINDLGKTLFLIAQLTLVGVFFQNEFWSVRGGTVTTENGSYIWPALLEDIHQDVFTAEWVILSTVGMITFTMLTFYLLSNGIRRYYQEKYHQSN from the coding sequence ATGAATAGACACCTGACTGCTGGCGGCATTATGCTGTTGTTTTTACTATTCCTGACTTTTATAGGACCATTATTTCCAATCATTGATAATGACCGGACGATCGCAGGAGCACGCTATACAGATAACGGGTTTGAAGTTGCTCCTTTCCCGCCTTCAGCGGAAACACCACTTGGTTCTGACAGGGAAGGGAGAGATGTGCTCAGTCTACTGGTAGATGGAGCGCAGGAAACACTGTACATTATCCTGTCCATTGTAGCCATCAGATTCATATTGGCAGCATTGCTTGGAATTGGAGGCTATTACTCTAAGTCCATTAGAGGGGTGCTTTCACTATGGAGCCAGTTGTTTTCATTTATGCCATCTATCTTTTTTGTTATTTTTTTCGCAGGACTGCCATTTGTGATGTTTTCTGAAAATCGTTATTTATGGCTTATATTCATTATTGCTGCAGTAGAAGTAGGCAGAACAGCGGAATTGATCAAAACGTCAATGGATGAAAGTGCCAAAAAGGCTTATTTTGAAGCTGGTATTGTTACGGGGTGTTCAAACTGGACGCTCTTTAAATACTACTTCTGGCCGGAACTTCGTCTCACAGCCTTAACAAACTTTATAAATGATTTGGGAAAAACACTCTTTTTGATTGCTCAGCTTACACTTGTAGGTGTATTTTTTCAGAATGAATTCTGGTCAGTCCGCGGTGGAACAGTAACAACTGAAAACGGATCTTATATATGGCCGGCATTATTAGAAGATATTCATCAGGATGTTTTTACAGCTGAATGGGTCATTTTATCAACTGTTGGGATGATTACTTTTACAATGTTGACTTTTTATCTTCTCAGTAATGGAATCAGGAGATACTATCAGGAAAAGTATCACCAGTCTAACTAA
- a CDS encoding ABC transporter permease subunit, producing MLFSIFKTIVQWVLAFTLLMLFILIPREMEIEYGPSGEFITGHYHYSISLHGDNIKQFFEPLFNGEGLGYDRYDQPLLTHAWDMMQRSLLLVIPAFFLSIFLGVAKGVFDFQTRHGKRKVIGLQTTWLGLSVPDLFYIIMIQMGLMYLNVKGIITGLSLYGAGSPEAVIMNIIYLSIFPLFYIANVTFSALSDQHGAEYIKTARAKGVSPFKLLYIHMLRNGLAKLFIHTNIIVLYLLSNLFVIEFLTQYRGAAYYFKEYVSVVNHIVDAQSLSVNTAAIAAYTFFFTVIILIAGVISQIARGLLLPHERGEKG from the coding sequence TTGTTATTCAGCATATTTAAAACGATTGTTCAATGGGTACTTGCGTTTACATTACTAATGTTATTTATCTTAATACCAAGAGAAATGGAGATTGAATATGGTCCTTCCGGTGAGTTTATTACAGGACATTATCATTATTCAATCAGCTTACATGGCGACAATATCAAACAGTTTTTTGAACCGCTCTTTAATGGAGAAGGGCTCGGTTATGACAGATATGATCAGCCATTATTGACTCATGCGTGGGACATGATGCAGCGCAGCCTGTTATTAGTGATTCCTGCGTTTTTTCTCAGCATCTTCCTTGGAGTGGCAAAGGGAGTATTCGATTTTCAGACACGGCATGGCAAGCGTAAAGTGATAGGTTTACAAACCACATGGTTAGGACTTTCAGTGCCTGATTTATTCTATATCATTATGATCCAGATGGGGCTGATGTATTTAAATGTAAAAGGCATTATAACAGGGTTAAGCCTGTATGGCGCCGGAAGTCCGGAGGCAGTCATCATGAATATCATTTACCTGTCAATCTTCCCACTGTTTTATATCGCTAACGTGACGTTTTCAGCTTTGAGCGATCAACATGGTGCTGAATATATCAAAACGGCTAGAGCAAAAGGGGTATCACCATTTAAGCTGCTATACATACATATGCTGAGAAATGGTCTTGCAAAGTTATTTATCCATACAAACATCATCGTCCTTTATCTGCTTTCGAATTTGTTTGTGATTGAATTTCTGACTCAGTACAGAGGAGCGGCTTATTATTTTAAAGAATATGTATCTGTTGTCAATCACATTGTCGACGCGCAGTCACTCAGTGTAAATACAGCTGCGATTGCTGCCTATACATTTTTCTTTACGGTCATTATTTTAATCGCCGGAGTGATCAGTCAGATCGCCAGAGGACTTCTTCTGCCACATGAAAGAGGTGAAAAGGGATGA